A single genomic interval of Nocardioides nitrophenolicus harbors:
- a CDS encoding DUF5995 family protein, translating to MTALTRLLAAALLPCLLTAGALAAPASATAYDDDPDPLRGLLLPPLDAAVALLAPLPVPATPYAGDVCVDGADACIDEVVARMESRLDGLVSTCSHSAVFSLAYLRVTENVRDAVRSGYFADRAWLNRVDAVFAEMYFDTTSRWAAGQRSGIPAAWRIALQAEDDRAMSGLGNFLLAMNAHINSDFPRVLATVGLTGPNGSHKADHNRYNNRLDSLYAPVFAEEAARFDPTFDDIDAGTAEEAVAGVIMRGWREMVWRNAEALALARTPAAKRLVEKEIEVYSALQAQLIRTFFVAKSVKRDAWCATHGAG from the coding sequence GTGACCGCCCTCACCCGGCTCCTCGCCGCCGCCCTGCTCCCCTGCCTGCTCACCGCCGGAGCCCTGGCCGCACCCGCCTCCGCCACGGCGTACGACGACGACCCGGACCCGCTGCGCGGACTCCTCCTGCCGCCCCTGGACGCCGCGGTCGCCCTGCTCGCCCCGCTCCCGGTCCCCGCGACGCCGTACGCCGGGGACGTCTGCGTCGACGGCGCGGACGCGTGCATCGACGAGGTGGTGGCCCGGATGGAGTCACGTCTGGACGGGCTGGTGAGCACCTGCTCCCACAGTGCGGTCTTCTCGCTGGCGTACCTGCGGGTCACCGAGAACGTGCGGGACGCGGTGCGCAGCGGCTACTTCGCCGACCGGGCCTGGCTGAACCGGGTCGACGCGGTGTTCGCGGAGATGTACTTCGACACCACGAGCAGGTGGGCCGCCGGACAGCGGAGCGGCATCCCGGCGGCCTGGCGGATCGCGCTGCAGGCCGAGGACGACCGGGCGATGAGCGGGCTCGGCAACTTCCTGCTCGCGATGAACGCCCACATCAACAGCGACTTCCCCCGCGTGCTCGCGACCGTCGGCCTGACCGGCCCCAACGGGAGCCACAAGGCCGACCACAACCGCTACAACAACCGTCTCGACAGCCTCTACGCACCCGTCTTCGCCGAGGAGGCCGCCCGCTTCGACCCGACCTTCGACGACATCGACGCCGGCACCGCGGAGGAGGCGGTCGCGGGCGTGATCATGCGCGGCTGGCGGGAGATGGTGTGGCGCAACGCCGAGGCGCTGGCCCTCGCCCGGACCCCGGCGGCCAAGCGCCTGGTCGAGAAGGAGATCGAGGTCTACTCCGCGCTCCAGGCCCAGCTGATCCGCACCTTCTTCGTCGCGAAGTCGGTCAAGCGGGACGCGTGGTGCGCCACGCACGGCGCCGGCTGA
- the msrA gene encoding peptide-methionine (S)-S-oxide reductase MsrA, with the protein MFSRRKTEMIDPAEALPGRTTPAFPLPARHEVLDAPLVTDDVPDGLEVAIFGLGCFWGAEEIYWQVPGVWSTSVGYAGGVSPNPTYEEVCSGRTGHTEAVRVVFDPDQVSYADLVKQFFVVHDPTQGMRQGNDIGTQYRSAIYYTSPEQEQTARELTKVYGDEIARRGYGEITTEIEPAGPYYYAEPHHQQYLHKVPNGYRCHANTGIAFPESA; encoded by the coding sequence ATGTTCTCCCGCCGCAAGACCGAGATGATCGACCCCGCCGAGGCGCTGCCCGGCCGCACCACCCCGGCGTTCCCCCTCCCCGCGCGGCACGAGGTCCTCGACGCGCCGCTCGTCACCGACGACGTCCCCGACGGCCTCGAGGTCGCGATCTTCGGCCTCGGCTGCTTCTGGGGCGCGGAGGAGATCTACTGGCAGGTCCCCGGCGTCTGGTCCACCTCGGTCGGGTACGCCGGCGGGGTGAGCCCGAACCCGACGTACGAGGAGGTCTGCAGCGGCCGCACCGGCCACACCGAGGCCGTCCGGGTCGTCTTCGACCCCGACCAGGTCTCGTACGCCGACCTGGTCAAGCAGTTCTTCGTCGTCCACGACCCCACCCAGGGCATGCGCCAGGGCAACGACATCGGCACCCAGTACCGCTCGGCGATCTACTACACGAGCCCCGAGCAGGAGCAGACCGCCCGCGAGCTGACCAAGGTCTACGGCGACGAGATCGCGCGCCGCGGCTACGGCGAGATCACCACCGAGATCGAGCCCGCCGGCCCGTACTACTACGCCGAGCCGCACCACCAGCAGTACCTCCACAAGGTCCCCAACGGCTACCGCTGCCACGCCAACACCGGCATCGCGTTCCCCGAGAGCGCCTGA
- a CDS encoding cupin domain-containing protein, whose amino-acid sequence MTSNPDHYAVVFENDRVRVLEYRDAPGDRTTPHAHPDSVMYTLSAFRRRLVSGERQREVELAAGTVGWLPAQEHHGENIGDTPTHVLFVELKEGGGAGEPTLGPAD is encoded by the coding sequence GTGACGAGCAATCCGGACCACTACGCGGTGGTCTTCGAGAACGACCGGGTGCGGGTGCTGGAGTACCGCGACGCGCCGGGTGACCGGACCACGCCGCACGCCCATCCCGACAGCGTGATGTACACGCTGTCGGCCTTCCGGCGCCGGCTGGTGTCGGGCGAGCGGCAGCGTGAGGTGGAGCTGGCGGCGGGGACGGTGGGGTGGCTGCCGGCACAGGAGCACCACGGGGAGAACATCGGGGACACGCCGACGCACGTGCTCTTCGTCGAGCTCAAGGAGGGCGGCGGCGCCGGGGAGCCGACGCTCGGGCCGGCCGACTGA
- a CDS encoding YiaA/YiaB family inner membrane protein produces the protein MTKTTYAFYLQSAISFAAALVFMVGGIYFLPVDGWIRAFLCLGALFLVNSSFALAKCVRDQQEARAAEIRVDAYR, from the coding sequence ATGACCAAGACGACCTATGCCTTCTACCTCCAGTCCGCCATCTCCTTCGCCGCCGCCCTCGTCTTCATGGTCGGCGGCATCTACTTCCTGCCGGTCGACGGCTGGATCCGCGCCTTCCTCTGCCTCGGCGCGCTCTTCCTGGTGAACTCGTCCTTCGCGCTCGCCAAGTGCGTGCGCGATCAGCAGGAGGCGCGGGCCGCGGAGATCCGGGTCGACGCCTACCGGTGA
- a CDS encoding ABC1 kinase family protein, with translation MADLPRKAAARTARLAALPLGYAGRTALGFGKRLGGAPAEAVMSEIQQRTAEQLFKTLGELKGGAMKFGQALSVLESALPEEMAAPYREQLTRLQDSAPPMPTQTVRDILGEDLGPDWRDRLTWLDGAPTAAASIGQVHEGRWYDGRRVAVKVQYPNAGDALMADLRTLARAARAIGPLIPGVDMKPLVEEVQARAREELDYDLEAEAQREFAQAFRDDPDIVVPDVVAVGPRVLVTEWLDSAGSLASIIADGTREERDHYGEIFTRFLFSGPARTGLLHADPHPGNFRVIPADDGGPGRIGVLDYGAVARLPQRGLPEPMGRLITLCAAGDGDGLIADLRAEGFLKDRIRIEPELLMDYLAPFVDPTLVERFRFSREWMREQFQRINNPKDPAYTVSIKLNLPPSYVLIHRTWLGGVGVLSQLEAEAPFRAIMQEFLPGFSPAGQG, from the coding sequence ATGGCTGACCTTCCCCGGAAGGCCGCGGCGCGCACGGCGCGGCTCGCGGCGCTCCCCCTCGGGTACGCCGGCCGCACCGCTCTCGGCTTCGGCAAGCGACTCGGTGGGGCGCCGGCGGAGGCCGTGATGAGCGAGATCCAGCAGCGCACGGCCGAGCAGCTGTTCAAGACGCTGGGTGAGCTCAAGGGCGGGGCGATGAAGTTCGGCCAGGCGCTGAGCGTCCTGGAGTCGGCGCTGCCGGAGGAGATGGCGGCGCCCTACCGCGAGCAGCTCACCCGGCTGCAGGACTCCGCTCCCCCGATGCCGACCCAGACCGTGCGCGACATCCTCGGTGAGGACCTCGGCCCCGACTGGCGCGACCGGCTCACCTGGCTCGACGGGGCGCCGACGGCGGCCGCGAGCATCGGCCAGGTCCACGAAGGCCGCTGGTACGACGGCCGCCGGGTCGCGGTGAAGGTCCAGTATCCCAACGCCGGCGACGCGCTGATGGCCGACCTGCGCACCCTCGCCCGGGCGGCGCGGGCGATCGGCCCCCTCATCCCGGGCGTCGACATGAAGCCGCTGGTCGAGGAGGTCCAGGCCCGGGCCCGCGAGGAGCTCGACTACGACCTCGAGGCCGAGGCGCAGCGGGAGTTCGCGCAGGCGTTCCGCGACGACCCCGACATCGTCGTACCCGACGTCGTCGCGGTCGGTCCCCGGGTCCTGGTCACCGAGTGGCTCGACTCGGCGGGCTCGCTGGCGTCGATCATCGCCGACGGCACCCGCGAGGAGCGCGACCACTACGGCGAGATCTTCACCCGCTTCCTATTCTCCGGCCCGGCCCGCACCGGCCTGCTCCACGCCGACCCCCACCCCGGAAACTTCCGGGTGATCCCCGCCGACGACGGCGGACCCGGCCGGATCGGGGTGCTCGACTACGGCGCCGTAGCCCGGCTCCCCCAGCGCGGGCTGCCGGAGCCGATGGGCCGGCTGATCACGCTGTGCGCCGCCGGCGACGGCGACGGGCTGATCGCGGACCTGCGCGCGGAGGGCTTCCTCAAGGACCGAATCCGGATCGAGCCGGAGCTGCTCATGGACTATCTCGCGCCCTTCGTCGACCCGACCCTGGTCGAGCGCTTCCGGTTCAGCCGGGAGTGGATGCGCGAGCAGTTCCAGCGGATCAACAACCCCAAGGACCCGGCCTACACGGTGAGCATCAAGCTGAACCTACCGCCGTCGTACGTCCTCATCCACCGCACCTGGCTCGGCGGGGTCGGCGTGCTCAGCCAGCTCGAGGCGGAGGCGCCGTTCCGGGCGATCATGCAGGAGTTCCTGCCGGGCTTCAGCCCCGCGGGTCAGGGCTGA